The DNA sequence AATATCTTGACCGCGCACTTGCCGTACCCGATCCGTTCGATGTGCCAGATGAGCGCCGCACTGGCCGCTGCCAGCAGCGCTGCGGCAGTCACGGATGGCCGTGTGAGCGGCCCGCGCGGTCCGGGCCTTCTTGGATTGATAGGATTCGGATTTCTTCGATGAGCAGCTCTTCCCAGCCGACCATGCCACGCGGCGCCCATGATGGCGCCTTCCCGCCAGCCAGCCTGAAAGGTCGTGCAGCATGATGATGGATCTCCAGACCAGCCTGATCATTCTTGGCGCCGTGTTTGTCGCTGGGGTCATCACCTACAACAAGTGGCAGGAGCACAAGGCGCGCAAGACAGTGGAGCGTGCTTTTTCTTCGTCTCACGATGATGTACTGATGTCGCCCGATGAACCCGGCCTGGCCCCGACCGAACCGGTCTTCACCGCACCGGTGGCAGAACGTAGTGGCGCCCCGGCCAGCCCGGCTGCACCGGAGATGGGACGCGCCGAACCCTCGCTGTACGAGGTGCCGGAACGCAAGCCGGTCTCTGCTCCGGTGAAGGCTTACCAGGAGCAGGCCGAGTTCGAGCCGCGCGAACCCTTCTTGGGCGAGCCGCCGCTAGCCGAGCCGGCGCGCGGCGCCGAAGCGGCACTGGATCAGGCCCTGGCCCAGGCGCAGCAGTCCACCGTGGCACAGGTCATCGCCGGTGCCGAGGAGCAGATCGAGACCGCGCCCGCCTTCACGCCGCCGCCCGAGATGCAGGCCCGCCTGGCGCCCAAGCGCGAGCTGCCGGTGGATGAGCTGATCGACTGCAACATCCCCATCGCTTTGGACAATCCGCTGCGCGGTGACAAGCTGCTGCCGTTGCTGCAGAACCTGCGCCATGTGGGCAACAAGCCGGTGCATTTCATCGGCCGCACCCTCGAAGGCGACTGGGAAGCCATTGCTCACGGCAGCATCTACGACGCCTTGCTGGCCGGCGCGCAACTGGCCAACCGCAGCAATGCCATCAATGAGATCGAATATTCGGAACTGGTCATGCGTCTGCGCGACCTGACCGATTCGCTCTCGGGCGAACCGGAACTGCCGGACATGCCCGACGTCATCCGCACTGCCCAGGCACTGCATCAGTTCATCATCGACCATGATGCCCAGTTGTCGGTGAATGTGCGCTCGCAAGGAGCGCCCTGGAGCCTGGCAACATTGCTGGCGGCATTGACCCGCCAGGGCTTCGACCGCCGTACCGAAGGTTACCTGGTGATGCAGGATGGCGAGGGCGAGGTCTTGTTTGCGCTCTCCACCAATGCCACCCCGACCGATGAAACCACCGATCGCCTGACGTTGTTGCTGGATGTGCCCCGCGTGGCGCCTTCGCGTGACGGCTACGGCGCCCTGGTGGCCTGCGCCAAGTCGCTGTCGGCGCGCCTGGGCGGCATCATCGTGGACGACAGCGACCAGCCCCTGACCGATGAAGCGCTTTCCGATATCGCCGAACAGGTGGCCGCGTTCTACAGCGCCATGGAATCGGCCGAGATCCCGGCCGGTTCCACCCGTGCCTTGCGCCTGTTCAGCTAAGGTCTGTTTTTACTTCCCCCTACGATGCAAGATGACTTGTTTTCCGCCGCACGGCCCCCGCAAGGGGCGCCGGAGTGGCTGTTGCGCGCCCGTGCGTTGCGCGACGAACTGAACCGCCATAACCACAGCTACTACGTGCTCGATGAGCCCAGCATCCCGGATGCCGAATACGACCGGCTGTTCCAGGAATTGCAGGCGCTGGAAACCGCCCATCCCGAACTGCTCACTGCCGATTCGCCCACCCAGCGCGTGGGTGCCGGACCTCTGCCGCAATTCGAACCGGTGCGCCACGACATTCCCATGCTCTCGTTGGGTAACGGTTTTACCGACGAAGACATCGAAGCCTTCGACAAGCGCGTGCGCGATGGCCTGGAAACCCTGCAGGAAGTGCGCTACGCCACCGAGCTCAAGTTCGATGGCCTGGCCATCAGCTTGCGCTATGAAAACGGCGTGCTGGTGCAGGCCGCCACCCGCGGCGATGGCACCACGGGTGAAAACGTCACCGCCAACATCCGCACCGTGCGCGCCATTCCGCTGCGCCTGCATGGCGAAAACGTCCCGCAAGTGATTGACGTGCGTGGCGAAGTGCTGATGTACAAGGACGACTTCGCGCGCCTGAACCTCCGTCAGCGCGATGCCGGCCAGAAGGAGTTCGCCAACCCCCGCAACGCCGCCGCCGGCAGCCTGCGCCAGCTGGATTCGCGTATCACAGCGCAGCGCACGCTGCGCTTTTTTGCCTACGGCATTGGCGTACTGGAAGGCGCCGAGATGCCAGCCTCGCATTCGGCGCTGCTGGACTGGTACCAGCAACTGGGCCTGCCAGTGTGCAAGGAGCGCGCGGTGGTGACCGGCGCGGCTGGCCTGCTGGACTTCTTCCGCGGCATCGGCACAAAGCGTGAGAGCCTGCCTTACGAGATCGATGGCGTGGTCTACAAGGTGGATCGGCTTGACCAGCAAAAGCACCTGGGCTTCGTCTCGCGCGCCCCGCGTTTCGCCCTGGCCCACAAGTTCCCGGCGCAGGAAGCGCTGACGGTGGTGCAGGACATCGAAGTGCAGGTGGGACGTACTGGCGCCATCACTCCGGTGGCGCGTCTGAATCCGGTGTTCGTGGGCGGCGTCACCGTCACCAATGCCACGCTGCATAACGAAGACGAAGTGCGTCGCAAGGATATCCAGATTGGCGACACCGTCATCGTGCGCCGTGCCGGCGACGTGATTCCTGAAGTGGTGGCCTTCGTGCCCGAGAAGCGTCCGGCCGATGCCCGCGCTTTCGTCATGCCCGGCGCCTGCCCGGTGTGCGGTTCGCCCATCGTGCGCGCCGAAGATGAAGCGGTGGCGCGCTGCTCGGGCGGCTGGCTGAAATGTTCAGCGCAGCGCAAGGGGGGGCTGCAGCATTTTGCTTCACGTCGCGCCATGGATATCGAAGGCCTGGGCGAGCAACTGGTGGAGCAACTGGTGGATCGCCAGGTGGTCAACACGCCGGCCGACCTGTATCGCCTGGGCTTGTCGGCCCTGGCCGAGCTGGACCGCATGGCCGAAAAGTCGGCCCGGAACGTGCTGGACGCGCTGCAAAAATCCAAGACCACCACGCTGGCGCGCTTCATCTATGCGCTGGGCATCCGTCACGTGGGCGAAGCGACCGCCAAGGAACTGGCGCGCCACTTCGGTGGCATCGACAGGCTGCTGGCTGCCAGCGAAGAACAGTTGCTGGAAGTGGCCGATATCGGCCCGGTAGTGGCCAGCTCGATTCGCGCCTTCTTCAGCGATCCGGTCAATCTCGAACTGGTCGAGCAGTTGCGCGCCGTGGGCATACACTGGCCGGAAGACCAGGGCGTTGACACCGGCACCAAACACTTGGCCGGCAAGACCTTCGTGCTCACCGGAACGCTGCCCAATCTCTCGCGTGACGAGGCGGCGCAGTTGATCGAAGCCGCTGGTGGCAAGGTCTCGGGTTCGGTCTCCAAGAAAACCAGCTACGTGGTGGCCGGTGCCGAAGCCGGCAGCAAGCTGGCCAAGGCTGAAGAGCTGGGTATTGCCATCCTGGATGAGGATGGACTCAAGCTCATGTGTGCCGGTCAGGATGTTGAATAGACGTAATCATATTGTCGTTTTATTCATATACAATTCGCCCGCACTGTCTTTTTATGCAGACGATAAGAATAGAACAAGACCCATTTTTCCCTCGGAGTCATGATGATCAAGAAGATCAAGAAAGCCGTCTTCCCCGTTGCCGGTCTCGGTAGCCGCTTCCTGCCCGCCACCAAGGCGCAGCCCAAGGAAATGCTGCCCATCGTTGACAAGCCGCTGATCCATTACGCGGTCGAAGAGGCGGTGGCCGCCGGTATTACCGAAATGGTATTCATCACCGGTCGCAACAAGCGCGCCATCGAAGACCACTTTGACAAGGCCTACGAACTGGAAAGCGAACTGGAAGCCGCCGGCAAGCAGAAGCTGCTGGACATCGTGCGTAACGTCGTGCCCAAGAGCGTCAATTGCATCTTCATCCGCCAGTCCGAGCCGCTGGGCCTGGGCCATGCCGTGCTGTGCGCACGCCCGGTGGTGGGCGAGGAGCCGTTTGCGATTCTGCTGGCCGATGACTTCATGGATACCGACCCTGGTGTCAAGCCGGTGATGGCACAGATGACCGATATCTATGCGCGCGAAGGCATGAGCATGTTGGCGGTGCAGGAAGTGCCCAAGAGCGATACCCGTCAATACGGCATCGTCAGCGCCACGCCTTACCAGCCCGACCTGGAGCGCATCAACGCCATCGTCGAAAAGCCCGCGCCGGAAGAAGCCCCGTCCACGCTGGCGGTGGTCGGTCGCTACGTGCTCAACAGCCGCATCTTCCACTACCTGGAAAACATTCCGCGCGGTGCCGGTGGCGAGATCCAGTTGACCGATGGCATTGCCAAGCTGATGCAGGCAGAATCAGTGCTGGCCTATCGCTACCAGGGTCAGCGCTATGACTGCGGTTCCAAGCTGGGCTATCTCAAGGCGATGGTGGCTATGGGGCTGAAGCACCCGGAAACCGGCCCCGCTTTTTCGGAATATCTGCACGACGTGGCGACCAAGCAGGGTTGAGGCATCGCGCTGGGAACAACGCTGCCACCAAGATGACATTCAACGCCCGGCTTGATCCGGGCGTCTTGGACGGAGATAGGCAAATGGCAATACGCGACATTCTCAAGATGGGCGACCCGCGCCTGCTGCGCCAGGCGCAGCCGGTGACGGACTTTGGTACGCCCGAACTGGCGCGGCTGGTGGATGATATGTTCCAGACCATGCGTGCGGTCAATGGGGCTGGTCTTGCCGCGCCACAGATCGGGGTGGACCTGCAACTGGTGATCTTCGGCTTCGGCCACAACCAGCGCTACCCCGATGCCCCGGCCGTGCCGGAGACGGTGCTCATCAATCCGGTATTGACCCCCTTGTCGGAGGAAGAGGAAGAGGGCTGGGAAGGCTGCCTGTCAGTCCCGGGGATGCGTGGCGTGGTGCCGCGCTGGCGCCAGTTGCGCTACCAGGGCTTCGACCAGAACGGTCATCCCATCGATCGTACCGTGGATGGCTTCCATGCCCGGGTGGTGCAGCATGAGTGCGATCACTTGCAGGGCATCCTGTATCCGATGCGCATCCGCGATTTCCGGCAATTCGGCTTTACCGAAATCCTGTTCCCGGACCTCGATCCCAGTCAGGACGACTGAGAATGGCTGAGGATGATTGAGCCAGTCTTGCGCTGAATCGATCGTCAGGTCATAAAAAAATCCCGGCGTAGTGCCGGGATTTTCTTGAGCGCTCTGCCGAACGAGAGACTCAGGAATTTTCCTTCACACGTTGGTCGATATGGGCCAGCGCCTCTTCCACCTGGTCGATCAGGATCAGGCACAGGTCGCCTGGCTGCAGGTTTGCGAGGGCGGTATCGATGGCCAGGAATTCGCCGTTGATTTCCTTCACATCGGCCGTACGCGTGGCCTTTCCGAGGCCTTGGCGCAGCAGGGCGATCACTTCCCCATCTTCACGGCCGCGTTGGCACTGGTCCTGGTACAACACCACTTCATCGAAGGCATCGCCCAGTAGTTCGGTCTGGCGCGTGATGTCCGCATCGCGGCGGTCACCGGCACCGCTGATGACCACCGAGCGGCGTTTGGCCGGCAGGCTGTCCACGGCCTTGATGAGGGCCTGGATGGCATCTGGATTGTGGCCGTAGTCGGCGATCAGGGTGGCGCCCTTGTAGTCGAACAGGTTGAAGCGGCCAGGCGCGGTGCCACTATCGCTGATGAAGCTGGCCAGGGCGCCGGTGATCTGCTCCCAGTCCAGGTTCAGTGCCCAGGCTGCGCCCACGGAAGCCATCACGTTTTCGACCTGGAAGCCGATGGCACCACTACGGGTGAGCGGAATGCCGGACAGCTTCAGGCGTTTTTCGAACGTACCTTGCGCGGCCACGATGGCGTCGCCGTCGCGATAGACGATGCGATGGCCTTGGGCGCGGTGGGTGGCCATGATGGGATGGGTCGGATCCAGCGCGAAGAAGGTCACCGAGCCAGGGCAGGAGGTGGCCATCTTGGCCACCATCGGGTCGGCTGCATTCAAAACAGCCGTACCAGTGGATGCGACGTTCTCGACGATGACACGCTTGACCACGGCCAGGTCTTCCACGGTGCTGATGTAGGACAGGCCCAGATGGTCGCCCATGCCGATGTTGGTGACCACGGCCACGGCGCAGCGGTCAAAGCCCAGACCTTCGCGCAACACGCCGCCACGGGCGGTTTCCAGCACGGCGGCGTCCACATCCGGGTGGAACAGCACGTTGCGGGCGCTGCGCGGGCCGCTGCAGTCGCCGGTATCGGTGCGCTGGCCGTCGATGTAGACGCCATCGGTATTGGTCATGCCCACGCGCAGGCCGGTCTTGGCCAGCAGGTGCGTGATCAGGCGCACGGTGGTGGTCTTGCCGTTGGTGCCGGCTACCGCCACCACCGGGATACGGCCATCGTCGCCATCGTCATACATGGTCGAGATGATCGCTTCGCCCACGTCGCGTGCCTTGCCGTAGGAGGGCGAGAGGTGCATCCGCAGACCCGGTGCGGCATTGACTTCGACGATGCCGCCGCCTTGTTCTTCCAGCGACATGTGCACCGAGTTGCAGACCACGTCCACGCCACAGATGTCCAGTCCGACCATTTGCGCCGCCGCGATGGCACGTGCAGCTACGTCCGGGTGTACGTCATCGGTGACATCAGTAGCGGTGCCGCCGGTGGAGAGGTTGGCATTGTTGCGCAGGACCACGCGCACGCCCTGGGCGGGGATGGCTTCCGGGTCCAGGTTCTGGCCGGACAGCACCGACAGGGCGATGTCGTCCAGGCGGATCTTGGTCAGCGAGGTGGCATGACCATCGCCGCGCAGCGGGTCGGCGTTGACCTGGTCGATCAGTTGACGGATGGTGTGCACGCCATCGCCGATGACTTGCGGCGGATCGCGGCGGGCCGCAGCCACCAGGGTCTTGCCGATCACCAGCAGGCGGAAGTCGTGGCCGGGCAGGTAGCGTTCGACGATGACTTCATCGCTGATCAGGGCGGCGTTGTTGAAGGCGCGGGTAATCTGTTCCGGGGTGCTGATGTTGACCGCCACGCCCTTGCCCTGGTTGCCATCCAGCGGCTTGATGACCACCGCCGAGCCGATCTCTTCGGCGGCCTTGAGCGCGTCTTCCACGGTCTCGACCACGCGGCCGTTGGGGACCGGCACGCCGGCTGCGTGCAGCAGCATCTTGGTCAGATCCTTGTCCTGGGCGATGGATTCGGCAATGGCGCTGGTGTTGCTGGTTTCGGCGGCCTGGATACGTTTCTGGCGGCTGCCCCAGCCGAACTGCACCATGCTGCCCTGGGTCAGGCGGCGATAGGGAATGCCACGCTTGAGCGCAGCGTTGACGATGGACGCGGTCGAGGGGCCCAGGCGCACGTCTTCGTCCAGCTCACGGATGCGCGCCAAGGCGCCGGTCAGGTCGAAGGGCGTGTCGGCCTGGGCCGCGCGCACCAGTTCCAGTGCCAGGTCGAAGGCTAGGCGACCGACTTCTTCTTCGCTGTATTCCACCACCACCTGATAGATGCCGGTCTCGACGGTGGACACGGTACGGCTGAAGGTCACCGGGCAGCCGGCTTGCGATTGCAGCGCCAGGGCCGCGGCAGCCAGGGCGTGGGCCATGGAGACCACCTGCTTGCCGCCATCGGGTTCGAGGAAGCCGATCTGCGGGAAGCGGGCGCGCAGGCGCAGTTCGAAGCCGGGCATGTCGGCGATGACGCGTTCGTTTTCCGGGCAGGAAACGATGGCTTCGACGGCAGTGTGTCTGCTCCAGAGATTGGGGCCGCGCAGGGCGCGAATGCGGGATACGTCCATGGACAATTTTTCCTAGGTGTCTCTTGATCTTGAATCGGTCAGTCTTGCAGTGCGGGCCGGCGCTTCAGGCGGCCTGGCTCTTGAACTTCAGGCCTTGCTCCTCGGCACGTTCGGTGCCGAAGAGCTCGATGCCGGCGCGGATCACCTCGGGGCCGATACCCAGCGCCCAGGCGGCGCCGACGGCGGCCAGCACGTTCTCGACCTGGTAGGCCACGGCGCCGTTTTCGGTCAGCGGGATGGCATCCACCGAGCTGACCTTGCACTGGCGCTCGCCTTCAGCCTGGATCAGGTCGCCATCGCGCAGGAATACGGCACGACCGCCATCCTTCAGGTGGCTGGCCAGCAGTTCCGAGGCCGGGTCGGTGCTGAAGAAGATGACTTCACCATCGCACAGCTGGGCCATGTCAGCCACCAGCGGGTCGTCGGCATTGAGCACGGCGGCGCCGTCCGGCAGCACCAGATCGACCTGGGTGCGCTTGACCTTGGTAGCGATCTGTTCGGCGTTCTCGATGTAGAACTCGGGCAGGCTGTCGTTGGGGTCAATGTTGGCCACCACGCCCACCAGGCAGCGGTCATAGGCCAGGCCTTCGGAGAGGATGGCAGCGCTGCCGTTCTCGAACACGGCAGCTTCCACGGCGCGGTTCAGCAGCACCCGATGAGCGGCATCCCAGGTGGCGCGATTGCCGCGCTCGATCTGGCGTTCGCCGAAGTAGAGGCCCTCGCCGCAGGCCAGGCCCACGTGCTTGCCCGACAGGTGCACGATGCGCGCGATCAGGCGCGCGATGGTGGTCTTGCCGTGGGTGCCGGTGACGCCGACGACGGGGATGCGGCCGTTTTCTTCCGGGCCGAACAGGTTGTCGATGATGGCTTCGCCGACCGGACGCGGCTTGCCGTCCGAGGGCTTCAGGTGCATCAAGAGGCCGGGACCGGCATTGACCTCGACGATGGCGCCGCCTTGCTCTTGCAGCGGGCGCGAAATGTCTTCGGCCACGATGTCCACGCCGGCGATGTCGAGACCGACGATGCGCACGGCCAGCGAGGCGGC is a window from the Herbaspirillum rubrisubalbicans genome containing:
- a CDS encoding cell division protein ZipA C-terminal FtsZ-binding domain-containing protein, whose translation is MMMDLQTSLIILGAVFVAGVITYNKWQEHKARKTVERAFSSSHDDVLMSPDEPGLAPTEPVFTAPVAERSGAPASPAAPEMGRAEPSLYEVPERKPVSAPVKAYQEQAEFEPREPFLGEPPLAEPARGAEAALDQALAQAQQSTVAQVIAGAEEQIETAPAFTPPPEMQARLAPKRELPVDELIDCNIPIALDNPLRGDKLLPLLQNLRHVGNKPVHFIGRTLEGDWEAIAHGSIYDALLAGAQLANRSNAINEIEYSELVMRLRDLTDSLSGEPELPDMPDVIRTAQALHQFIIDHDAQLSVNVRSQGAPWSLATLLAALTRQGFDRRTEGYLVMQDGEGEVLFALSTNATPTDETTDRLTLLLDVPRVAPSRDGYGALVACAKSLSARLGGIIVDDSDQPLTDEALSDIAEQVAAFYSAMESAEIPAGSTRALRLFS
- the ligA gene encoding NAD-dependent DNA ligase LigA; protein product: MQDDLFSAARPPQGAPEWLLRARALRDELNRHNHSYYVLDEPSIPDAEYDRLFQELQALETAHPELLTADSPTQRVGAGPLPQFEPVRHDIPMLSLGNGFTDEDIEAFDKRVRDGLETLQEVRYATELKFDGLAISLRYENGVLVQAATRGDGTTGENVTANIRTVRAIPLRLHGENVPQVIDVRGEVLMYKDDFARLNLRQRDAGQKEFANPRNAAAGSLRQLDSRITAQRTLRFFAYGIGVLEGAEMPASHSALLDWYQQLGLPVCKERAVVTGAAGLLDFFRGIGTKRESLPYEIDGVVYKVDRLDQQKHLGFVSRAPRFALAHKFPAQEALTVVQDIEVQVGRTGAITPVARLNPVFVGGVTVTNATLHNEDEVRRKDIQIGDTVIVRRAGDVIPEVVAFVPEKRPADARAFVMPGACPVCGSPIVRAEDEAVARCSGGWLKCSAQRKGGLQHFASRRAMDIEGLGEQLVEQLVDRQVVNTPADLYRLGLSALAELDRMAEKSARNVLDALQKSKTTTLARFIYALGIRHVGEATAKELARHFGGIDRLLAASEEQLLEVADIGPVVASSIRAFFSDPVNLELVEQLRAVGIHWPEDQGVDTGTKHLAGKTFVLTGTLPNLSRDEAAQLIEAAGGKVSGSVSKKTSYVVAGAEAGSKLAKAEELGIAILDEDGLKLMCAGQDVE
- the galU gene encoding UTP--glucose-1-phosphate uridylyltransferase GalU produces the protein MIKKIKKAVFPVAGLGSRFLPATKAQPKEMLPIVDKPLIHYAVEEAVAAGITEMVFITGRNKRAIEDHFDKAYELESELEAAGKQKLLDIVRNVVPKSVNCIFIRQSEPLGLGHAVLCARPVVGEEPFAILLADDFMDTDPGVKPVMAQMTDIYAREGMSMLAVQEVPKSDTRQYGIVSATPYQPDLERINAIVEKPAPEEAPSTLAVVGRYVLNSRIFHYLENIPRGAGGEIQLTDGIAKLMQAESVLAYRYQGQRYDCGSKLGYLKAMVAMGLKHPETGPAFSEYLHDVATKQG
- the def gene encoding peptide deformylase; its protein translation is MAIRDILKMGDPRLLRQAQPVTDFGTPELARLVDDMFQTMRAVNGAGLAAPQIGVDLQLVIFGFGHNQRYPDAPAVPETVLINPVLTPLSEEEEEGWEGCLSVPGMRGVVPRWRQLRYQGFDQNGHPIDRTVDGFHARVVQHECDHLQGILYPMRIRDFRQFGFTEILFPDLDPSQDD
- the cphA gene encoding cyanophycin synthetase, which translates into the protein MDVSRIRALRGPNLWSRHTAVEAIVSCPENERVIADMPGFELRLRARFPQIGFLEPDGGKQVVSMAHALAAAALALQSQAGCPVTFSRTVSTVETGIYQVVVEYSEEEVGRLAFDLALELVRAAQADTPFDLTGALARIRELDEDVRLGPSTASIVNAALKRGIPYRRLTQGSMVQFGWGSRQKRIQAAETSNTSAIAESIAQDKDLTKMLLHAAGVPVPNGRVVETVEDALKAAEEIGSAVVIKPLDGNQGKGVAVNISTPEQITRAFNNAALISDEVIVERYLPGHDFRLLVIGKTLVAAARRDPPQVIGDGVHTIRQLIDQVNADPLRGDGHATSLTKIRLDDIALSVLSGQNLDPEAIPAQGVRVVLRNNANLSTGGTATDVTDDVHPDVAARAIAAAQMVGLDICGVDVVCNSVHMSLEEQGGGIVEVNAAPGLRMHLSPSYGKARDVGEAIISTMYDDGDDGRIPVVAVAGTNGKTTTVRLITHLLAKTGLRVGMTNTDGVYIDGQRTDTGDCSGPRSARNVLFHPDVDAAVLETARGGVLREGLGFDRCAVAVVTNIGMGDHLGLSYISTVEDLAVVKRVIVENVASTGTAVLNAADPMVAKMATSCPGSVTFFALDPTHPIMATHRAQGHRIVYRDGDAIVAAQGTFEKRLKLSGIPLTRSGAIGFQVENVMASVGAAWALNLDWEQITGALASFISDSGTAPGRFNLFDYKGATLIADYGHNPDAIQALIKAVDSLPAKRRSVVISGAGDRRDADITRQTELLGDAFDEVVLYQDQCQRGREDGEVIALLRQGLGKATRTADVKEINGEFLAIDTALANLQPGDLCLILIDQVEEALAHIDQRVKENS